One window of the Archangium primigenium genome contains the following:
- a CDS encoding response regulator: MSGREKLLKQFRELVGVRLERINRRIVELEAGASPDAGRTVLRELHGLKGEARMMGFDTINTVVHEMEELVRSTERAEHALSADSIDALLRAADAVLVLSGAAGQEPVQSPPEVGKLVRGLQECTRAEITGLGAAAPPPPVATPRAGPPIARRESVEDSAEETTPAWGSVSLSAASPSLVSRSAPPVPPAIAPASSSTRPPPPGRASSLEPPRAAPPASVTVATSIARMPPAVPEPPRPSPVTAAVRTADRADGSVRIGVASLDRLTSAVTNLTQVSRRRELATTRRLDLARELSLLARAAEDLGPAAMLLAERLGRAKELAAGLHREEKLLANEELRDLGYVADEVQRLRMLPLSVLFEPYPRMVRDLARELGKEVELVVDGEDTRADRAVVEALRDSLLHLVRNALDHGLESRVDRVAAGKHPRGRLTLSAARDGNRLVLRVEDDGVGLEPSVLRRAAVRKGFLDEAAASGLTDQAARELIFLSGFTSREVATDISGRGVGLDAVRSSLRALGGDVVVASHGNQGTRFELRVPVSLTVAPLLFVKVAEETLCLSAAHVSRALRVESSQIKEVAGRGVLEVDEQPMPFASLGALLGLSPEQEAGEGALVLVVRSQGSMAALAVDRVLEESVQAILPLKGLLGHFPHLTGATTLADGRLSMVLSAAHLIANARGLSGFRGSRASAVTPRPAPPPRRRILVVDDSPLTRELIGALLEAVGYDVVMATDGLEALDLLVNTQVDLVCTDLEMPRADGLELTRRLKAHPTHKVLPVVILTTRGGEDDRRRGLAAGADGYITKGDLVRQDLVDVVRRLLG, from the coding sequence GTGAGCGGGCGGGAGAAGCTGCTCAAGCAGTTCCGGGAACTGGTGGGGGTGCGCCTGGAGCGCATCAACCGTCGCATCGTGGAGCTGGAGGCGGGCGCCAGTCCCGACGCGGGCCGCACGGTGCTGCGCGAGCTGCACGGCCTCAAGGGCGAGGCGCGGATGATGGGGTTCGACACCATCAACACCGTCGTCCACGAGATGGAGGAACTGGTGCGCTCCACCGAGCGCGCCGAGCATGCGCTGTCCGCGGACTCCATCGACGCGCTGCTCCGGGCGGCGGACGCCGTGCTGGTGTTGTCCGGCGCCGCGGGGCAGGAGCCCGTCCAGTCTCCCCCCGAGGTGGGCAAGCTGGTGCGCGGACTCCAGGAGTGCACCCGGGCGGAGATCACCGGCCTGGGCGCCGCCGCGCCGCCGCCGCCCGTGGCGACCCCGCGCGCGGGTCCGCCCATCGCGCGCCGCGAGTCCGTGGAGGATTCGGCCGAGGAGACCACCCCCGCCTGGGGCTCGGTGTCCCTGAGCGCGGCGTCGCCCTCGCTCGTGTCCCGCTCGGCGCCGCCGGTGCCTCCCGCCATCGCCCCGGCCTCGTCCTCGACGCGCCCCCCGCCGCCGGGACGGGCCTCGAGCCTGGAGCCGCCGCGCGCGGCGCCTCCGGCCTCCGTCACGGTCGCCACCTCCATCGCCCGCATGCCGCCCGCGGTGCCCGAGCCGCCCCGGCCCTCGCCCGTGACGGCCGCGGTCCGCACGGCGGATCGCGCGGATGGCTCGGTGCGCATCGGCGTGGCGAGTCTGGACCGGCTCACCAGCGCGGTGACCAACCTCACCCAGGTGTCGCGTCGCCGGGAGCTGGCCACCACCCGGCGTCTGGACCTGGCGCGGGAGCTGAGCCTGCTCGCGCGCGCCGCGGAGGACCTGGGCCCGGCGGCGATGCTGCTGGCCGAGCGGCTGGGGCGCGCCAAGGAGCTGGCGGCCGGCCTGCACCGCGAGGAGAAGCTGCTGGCCAACGAGGAGCTGCGCGACCTGGGCTACGTGGCCGACGAGGTGCAGCGCCTGCGCATGTTGCCGCTGTCCGTGCTCTTCGAGCCCTACCCGCGCATGGTGCGGGACCTGGCGCGCGAGCTGGGCAAGGAAGTGGAGCTGGTGGTGGACGGCGAGGACACCCGCGCGGACCGGGCGGTGGTGGAGGCGCTGCGCGACTCGCTGCTGCACCTGGTGCGCAACGCGCTCGATCACGGGCTGGAGTCGCGCGTGGACCGGGTGGCCGCGGGCAAGCACCCGCGGGGCCGGCTGACCTTGAGCGCCGCGCGGGATGGCAACCGGCTGGTCCTGCGGGTGGAGGACGACGGCGTGGGCCTGGAGCCCTCGGTGCTGCGCCGCGCCGCGGTGCGCAAGGGCTTCCTGGATGAGGCCGCCGCCTCGGGCCTGACGGATCAAGCGGCGCGCGAGCTCATCTTCCTGTCCGGCTTCACCTCGCGCGAGGTGGCCACGGACATCTCCGGCCGGGGCGTGGGCCTGGACGCCGTGCGCAGCTCGCTCCGGGCGCTGGGCGGCGACGTGGTGGTGGCGTCCCATGGCAACCAGGGCACGCGCTTCGAGCTGCGGGTTCCGGTGTCGCTCACCGTGGCCCCGCTGCTCTTCGTGAAGGTGGCCGAGGAGACCCTGTGCCTGAGCGCGGCCCATGTGTCGCGCGCGCTCCGGGTGGAGTCCTCGCAGATCAAGGAGGTGGCCGGGCGCGGGGTGCTGGAGGTGGACGAGCAGCCCATGCCCTTCGCCTCGCTGGGCGCCCTCCTGGGCCTGAGCCCGGAGCAGGAGGCCGGGGAGGGGGCGCTCGTGCTCGTCGTGCGCAGCCAGGGCTCCATGGCCGCCCTGGCGGTGGACCGGGTGCTGGAGGAGAGCGTCCAGGCCATCCTCCCCCTCAAGGGCCTGCTCGGGCACTTCCCCCACCTCACGGGGGCCACCACGCTCGCGGATGGCCGGCTGTCCATGGTGCTGTCCGCCGCGCACCTCATCGCGAACGCCCGGGGCCTGTCGGGCTTCCGGGGCAGCCGGGCCTCGGCCGTCACGCCCCGTCCCGCGCCGCCCCCCCGCCGCCGCATCCTCGTGGTGGACGACTCCCCCCTCACGCGCGAGCTCATCGGCGCGCTGCTGGAGGCGGTGGGCTACGACGTCGTCATGGCCACCGACGGCCTGGAGGCCCTGGATCTGCTCGTCAATACGCAGGTGGACCTGGTGTGCACCGACCTGGAGATGCCCCGGGCGGACGGCCTGGAGCTGACGCGCCGGCTCAAGGCGCACCCCACCCACAAGGTCCTCCCCGTCGTCATCCTCACCACCCGGGGCGGGGAGGATGACCGGCGGCGAGGGCTGGCCGCCGGGGCGGATGGCTACATCACCAAGGGTGACCTGGTGCGTCAAGACCTGGTCGACGTGGTGCGGCGGCTCCTGGGTTGA